In Nitrospiraceae bacterium, one DNA window encodes the following:
- a CDS encoding sigma-70 family RNA polymerase sigma factor, whose translation MKERDIFEEILDVGKRRGVLTYDEINDALPSEYFSPDELEDLMDLLQDMGVKVVDQEEGAAADEEPEEEVEEYEKTEDLVQAYFHSMGDISILTRYEETELAKRLEEGKAIIKAVVIALPIYKKGDVIFEEEDELLSEEEKADELLLRTLNRLDVLVASVNLINRKIPSYNSLKEVKKAINDKKNKGINTKKLENLAKEVQQEYKKIESEIGIKVDDFKKTWERISKARSLVMEAKNELITRNLRLVVNIAKNYIGRGLPLLDLIQEGNIGLMKAVDKFKYEKGFKFSTYATWWIRQAITRALIDQTKTIRVPVHMMEFYNRVTKASRELTQQLGREPSNEEIAKRLVVPTRKVEEVFRAIQDPIALQTPVGDEDTELEDFIGDKNSPSPYSDAERNDISEQMQQILKTLTPKEERVIRMRFGIGADRDHTLEEVGRHLSITRERVRQIEAKALRKLKHPSRLKALKILST comes from the coding sequence ATGAAAGAAAGAGATATATTTGAAGAGATATTAGATGTAGGTAAAAGGCGTGGGGTTCTCACCTACGATGAAATAAATGATGCATTACCCTCAGAGTATTTCTCCCCTGATGAATTAGAAGATCTTATGGACCTCCTCCAGGATATGGGAGTAAAGGTTGTTGATCAAGAAGAAGGTGCTGCTGCTGATGAAGAGCCAGAAGAGGAAGTAGAAGAATATGAAAAAACAGAAGACCTTGTTCAGGCTTACTTTCATTCAATGGGTGATATTTCTATACTTACAAGATACGAAGAAACAGAACTAGCAAAAAGATTGGAAGAGGGCAAGGCAATAATAAAAGCGGTTGTTATAGCATTGCCTATATACAAAAAAGGTGATGTAATATTTGAAGAAGAAGATGAACTTCTTTCTGAAGAAGAAAAGGCTGATGAACTGCTTCTCAGGACTTTAAACAGACTTGATGTTCTTGTGGCTTCTGTTAATCTAATAAACAGGAAAATCCCCAGCTATAATTCTTTGAAAGAAGTCAAGAAAGCCATAAATGATAAGAAAAATAAGGGAATAAACACAAAAAAGCTTGAAAATCTTGCAAAGGAAGTTCAACAGGAATACAAAAAAATAGAGTCTGAAATTGGCATTAAGGTCGATGACTTCAAAAAAACATGGGAACGTATTTCGAAAGCACGTTCACTTGTGATGGAGGCAAAAAACGAGCTGATAACCAGGAACCTCAGACTTGTTGTTAATATTGCAAAAAATTATATCGGCAGAGGATTGCCTCTTCTTGATTTAATACAGGAAGGCAATATCGGTCTTATGAAGGCTGTTGATAAATTTAAATATGAAAAAGGTTTCAAATTCTCTACATATGCTACATGGTGGATAAGACAGGCTATAACACGAGCTTTGATTGATCAGACAAAAACAATCAGAGTGCCGGTTCATATGATGGAGTTTTATAACAGAGTTACCAAGGCATCGCGAGAATTGACGCAGCAGCTAGGCAGAGAACCCTCCAATGAGGAGATAGCAAAAAGACTAGTTGTGCCAACTAGAAAAGTTGAAGAAGTTTTCAGAGCAATACAGGATCCTATTGCTTTGCAGACGCCTGTTGGTGACGAAGATACAGAACTTGAAGATTTTATTGGTGACAAAAATAGTCCTTCTCCTTATTCTGATGCGGAAAGAAATGACATTTCAGAACAGATGCAGCAGATATTGAAAACCCTTACTCCGAAAGAGGAGAGGGTAATAAGAATGAGGTTTGGTATAGGCGCTGATAGAGATCATACCCTTGAAGAAGTAGGAAGACATTTGTCTATAACTAGAGAAAGAGTGCGTCAAATAGAAGCAAAGGCCTTAAGAAAACTCAAGCATCCAAGCAGACTTAAGGCCCTTAAAATACTTTCAACTTAA